A section of the Papio anubis isolate 15944 chromosome 4, Panubis1.0, whole genome shotgun sequence genome encodes:
- the ATP6V1FNB gene encoding protein ATP6V1FNB translates to MSRQLNIDTLRQNFWKEEYLREKMLRCEWYRKYGSMVKAKQKAKAAARLPLKLPTLHPKAPLSPPPAPKSAPSKAPSPVPEAPFQSEMYPVPPVTRALLYEGISHDFQGRYRYLNTRKLDMPETRYLFPVTTSFTYGWQLGPPVKQELVSCKMCRIESFFRKNGAFALLDPRDLAL, encoded by the exons ATGTCACGGCAGCTCAACATAGACACGTTACGGCAGAACTTCTGGAAGGAGGAATATCTGAGGGAAAAGATGTTGCGCTGTGAATGGTACCGCAAGTATGGGTCGATGGTGAAGGCCAAGCAGAAGGCTAAGGCTGCAGCCCGCCTGCCCCTCAAACTGCCCACCCTGCACCCCAAAGCCCCACTCTCACCCCCACCCGCCCCCAAGTCAGCCCCTTCCAAGGCGCCCAGCCCTGTCCCAGAGGCTCCTTTTCAGTCAGAAATGTACCCAGTACCACCTGTCACCCGAGCCCTGCTGTATGAAGGCATCTCCCACGACTTCCAGGGGCGCTACCGCTACCTCAACACTCGAAAACTGGACATGCCAGAGACGCGATACCTCTTCCCCGTCACCACCAGCTTCACATACGGCTGGCAGCTGG GCCCCCCAGTGAAGCAAGAACTGGTCTCCTGCAAGATGTGCCGCATTGAGTCATTCTTCCGCAAGAACGGGGCCTTCGCACTGCTTGATCCCCGAGACCTGGCCCTCTGA
- the ATP6V1F gene encoding V-type proton ATPase subunit F isoform X1, whose amino-acid sequence MEAVLLFMRMSRNAARRTAHARRGVGPTGSRTAEAGLRRLLVLSGDLCPAAGMAGRGKLIAVIGDEDTVTGFLLGGIGELNKNRHPNFLVVEKDTTINEIEDTFRQFLNRDDIGIILINQYIAEMVRHALDAHQHSIPAVLEIPSKEHPYDAAKDSILRRARGMFTAEDLR is encoded by the exons ATGGAGGCCGTGTTACTGTTCATGCGCATGTCCCGGAATGCGGCTCGGAGAACTGCGCATGCCCGAAGGGGGGTGGGGCCGACGGGGAGCCGTACGGCGGAGGCGGGGCTTCGGCGGCTTTTGGTGCTCTCGGGTGATCTCTGCCCGGCTGCGGGGATGGCGGGGAGGGGGAAGCTCATCGCAGTGATCGGAGACGAGGACACGGTGACTGGTTTCCTGCTGGGCGGCATAGGGGAGCTTAACAAGAACCGCCACCCCAATTTCCTGGTGGTGGAGAAGGATACAACAATCAATGAAATCGAAGACACTTTCCG GCAGTTTCTAAACCGGGATGACATTGGCATCATCCTCATCAACCAGTACATCGCAGAGATGGTGCGGCATGCCCTGGACGCCCACCAGCACTCCATCCCCGCTGTCCTGGAGATCCCCTCCAAGGAGCACCCATATGACGCCGCCAAGGACTCCATTCTGCGCAGGGCCAGGGGCATGTTCACTGCTGAAGACCTGCGCTAG
- the ATP6V1F gene encoding V-type proton ATPase subunit F isoform X2 — protein MEAVLLFMRMSRNAARRTAHARRGVGPTGSRTAEAGLRRLLVLSGDLCPAAGMAGRGKLIAVIGDEDTVTGFLLGGIGELNKNRHPNFLVVEKDTTINEIEDTFRSLGSVSGSVAEANPSQHDPPLWDEIDSWQFLNRDDIGIILINQYIAEMVRHALDAHQHSIPAVLEIPSKEHPYDAAKDSILRRARGMFTAEDLR, from the exons ATGGAGGCCGTGTTACTGTTCATGCGCATGTCCCGGAATGCGGCTCGGAGAACTGCGCATGCCCGAAGGGGGGTGGGGCCGACGGGGAGCCGTACGGCGGAGGCGGGGCTTCGGCGGCTTTTGGTGCTCTCGGGTGATCTCTGCCCGGCTGCGGGGATGGCGGGGAGGGGGAAGCTCATCGCAGTGATCGGAGACGAGGACACGGTGACTGGTTTCCTGCTGGGCGGCATAGGGGAGCTTAACAAGAACCGCCACCCCAATTTCCTGGTGGTGGAGAAGGATACAACAATCAATGAAATCGAAGACACTTTCCG TTCACTTGGAAGCGTTTCGGGCAGCGTTGCAGAAGCCAACCCTAGTCAGCATGACCCTCCGCTTTGGGATGAAATTGATTCTTG GCAGTTTCTAAACCGGGATGACATTGGCATCATCCTCATCAACCAGTACATCGCAGAGATGGTGCGGCATGCCCTGGACGCCCACCAGCACTCCATCCCCGCTGTCCTGGAGATCCCCTCCAAGGAGCACCCATATGACGCCGCCAAGGACTCCATTCTGCGCAGGGCCAGGGGCATGTTCACTGCTGAAGACCTGCGCTAG